Proteins encoded within one genomic window of Scomber japonicus isolate fScoJap1 chromosome 16, fScoJap1.pri, whole genome shotgun sequence:
- the LOC128375619 gene encoding uncharacterized protein LOC128375619 encodes MSMDCPEAQREVKQLLSRVSPAELPKLLHWIRTSDELDELLVDNSTVMLQSIADDLRASLPLNAMLPSETSAQHKMQQQPRPTVHVDAFLYDDEQVDQLCEEGAMSRSYCLACGSCNTAALDFISHSFSVSELRFLFQNVLPDLSGRVLVDVGSRLGAVLYGGYVYSSASQLVGLELSEEFIRLQNEMLQKYRLTDRVQVLHADVCTQDVLLQNADVVVMNNVFEYFMEPSEQVRAWRFIMQNLRKKGSLLVTVPSLQESLSALQEALQPGWVEELPVDYDVYLGRDADADALREIHLYRVM; translated from the exons ATGAGCATGGACTGTCCTGAAGCTCAGCGCGAAGTGAAGCAGCTGCTGAGCAGAGTGAGTCCAGCTGAGCTCCCCAAACTGCTGCACTGGATCAGAACCTCAG atgagcTGGATGAGCTGCTGGTAGATAACAGCACGGTGATGCTTCAGAGCATCGCAGACGATCTCAGAGCCAGTTTGCCTCTAAACGCCATGTTACCCTCTGAGACCAGCGCACAGCACAAG ATGCAGCAGCAGCCGCGGCCGACGGTTCACGTGGACGCTTTCCTGTACGATGACGAGCAGGTGGATCAGCTGTGTGAGGAAGGAGCCATGAGCCGCTCGTACTGCCTCGCCTGTGGATCCTGCAACACGGCCGCGCTGG aTTTCATCTCTCACTCATTCTCCGTGTCTGAGCTGCGGTTCTTGTTCCAGAACGTTCTGCCAGACCTGAGCGGCCGCGTGCTGGTGGACGTCGGCTCCAGACTGGGAGCTGTGCTGTACGGG ggctACGTGTACAGCTCAGCCTCTCAGCTCGTGGGTCTGGAGCTCAGTGAAGAGTTCATCAGGCTGCAAAATGAAATGCTGCAGAaatacagactgactgacagagtTCAG GTTCTCCACGCTGACGTCTGCACGCAGGACGTTCTGCTGCAGAACGCTGACGTCGTCGTGATGAACAACGTCTTCGAGTATTTCATGGAGCCCAGCGAGCAagtcag agcctGGAGGTTCATCATGCAGAACTTGAGGAAGAAAGGATCTCTGCTGGTGACGGTTCCCAGTCTGCAGGAGAGTCTGAGCGCTCTGCAG gaggcgctgcaGCCCGGCTGGGTGGAGGAACTTCCTGTTGACTACGACGTTTACCTGGGCCGAGACGCCGACGCGGACGCACTCAGAGAGATCCACCTGTACAGAGTCATGTGA
- the LOC128375586 gene encoding 4F2 cell-surface antigen heavy chain-like, with protein sequence MNPQETSVELKDAAQTKDAEQKDAEQKDAEPKDAEPKDAEPKDAEPKDADATEADVSEADLDQEEQEKQPMTGGEERAADGSSTGGEAEKNGSVKLKIPDDDEDDEEEEAEEKEGKEEVKFTGLSKEELLRVAGTPGWVRTRWALLVVFWLGWLGMLGGAVLIILQAPRCRDLPSISWWNEGPLYQIGNIQAFTDTHNLKGVEQKMDRLSKLKIKGLVVGPIHVAPADEPMNLRFEEISSEAGNLDQFKSLVLAAHKKGIYVVLDLTPNYQGSSGPWFSNISVTNVAERLKSALVFWLNEGGVDGVQLSGVERVASVVPSLWTDIRAIVQNETSELPGRRVLIGVTDRSSADDVSDLLSSTGVDLLISRVLRPGDTDAMESAQSVQLLYSSHNQTKLVWSLGSRTNGHLASLVGPALVKLHQLLLLTLPGTPVFNYGDEIGLMDEDNKFPKMLWDSGEKPNGTLEEELEQRLSCHRFFQSVSELRGKERSLLFGDFVVLFNSSSSLAYLRVWDQSERYVAAFNWAEEAALLELRDATLPRQASVAASTKSSALPTESSVDLTKLRLGPGQAALLKFPYTG encoded by the exons ATGAACCCGCAGGAGACCAGCGTGGAGCTGAAGGATGCTGCACAGACCAAAGATGCTGAGCAGAAAGATGCTGAGCAGAAAGATGCTGAGCCGAAGGATGCTGAGCCGAAAGATGCTGAGCCGAAGGATGCTGAGCCCAAAGATGCTGATGCGACTGAGGCCGATGTGAGTGAGGCCGACCTGGaccaggaggagcaggagaagcaGCCGATGACCGGAGGAGAGGAGCGCGCGGCGGACGGCTCCTCTACCGGCGGAGAGGCGGAGAAGAACGGCTCCGTGAAGCTGAAGATCCCGGACGACGacgaggatgatgaggaggaggaggcggaggagaaggaggggaaggaggaggtgaagttCACCGGGCTGAGCAAGGAGGAGCTGCTGCGCGTGGCCGGGACCCCGGG CTGGGTCCGGACCCGCTGGGCGCTGCTGGTGGTGTTCTGGCTCGGCTGGTTGGGGATGTTGGGTGGAGCCGTGCTCATCATCCTGCAGGCGCCTCGCTGCAGAGACCTGCCCTCCATCAGCTGGTGGAACGAAGGGCCGCTGTACCAGATCGGAAACATCCAGGCCTTCACCGACACTCACAACCTGAAGG GCGTGGAGCAGAAGATGGACAGATTGTCGAAGCTGAAGATCAAAGGTTTGGTAGTCGGACCGATCCACGTCGCTCCGGCAGACGAACCCATGAATCTGAGGTTCGAGGAGATTTCCTCTGAAGCTGGAAACCTGGATCAGTTTAAAAGCCTCGTCCTGGCTGCTCACAAGAAGG GTATTTATGTGGTCCTGGATCTGACTCCAAACTACCAGGGATCATCTGGACCTTGGTTCTCCAACATCAGTGTGACCAACGTGGCTGAGAGACTCAAG TCTGCTCTGGTGTTCTGGCTGAATGAAGGCGGTGTGGACGGGGTGCAGCTGTCGGGGGTGGAGCGTGTCGCCAGCGTGGTGCCGTCTCTGTGGACCGACATCCGAGCCATCGTCCAGAACGAGACGAGCGAGCTTCCCGGCAGAAG AGTGCTGATCGGAGTCACAGATCGATCCTCGGCTGATGATGTGTCggacctcctctcctctaccgGAGTCGACCTGCTGATCTCCAGGGTCCTTCGCCCCGGAGACACAGACGCCATGGAGTCCGCTCAGTCCGTCCAGCTCTTGTATTCATCCCACAACCAGACCAAGCTAGTCTGGAGCTTGGGGAGCCGGACCAATGGCCACCTGGCGTCGCTGGTGGGCCCGGCGCTGGTGAAGCTgcaccagctgctgctgctgacgctTCCCGGGACGCCGGTCTTCAACTACGGGGACGAGATCGGCCTGATGGACGAG GACAACAAGTTTCCCAAGATGCTTTGGGACTCTGGAGAGAAGCCGAATGGGACTCTGGAG gaggagctggagcagCGTCTGTCCTGTCACAGATTTTTCCAGAGTGTGAGCGAGCTGCGGGGTAAAGAGCGCTCGCTGCTGTTCGGAGACTTCGTGGTCCTCTTCAACTCGTCATCCTCTCTGGCGTACCTGCGTGTCTGGGATCAGAGCGAGCGTTACGTGGCCGCCTTTAACTGGGCAGAAGAGGCGGCGCTGCTGGAGCTGAGGGATGCCACGCTGCCCCGGCAGGCGTCGGTGGCCGCCAGCACCAAAAGCAGCGCCCTGCCCACAGAAAGCAGCGTGGACCTGACAAAGCTGCGGCTCGGCCCCGGACAGGCCGCGCTCCTCAAGTTTCCCTACACAGGATAA